Proteins from a genomic interval of Nautilia sp. PV-1:
- a CDS encoding flagellar assembly protein A, translating into MRLGIFDFLKKEEKAVKKEVLPYVVRTENVNEALLKISASNNIPLSSLDFDILDFTTYIKIGSNSEFVELDDQSRELVHMEDFLINEENEIKQVYEIEIKRAEFSDDFELIGEVKINRFMTHAVYIVKPESLLIYKPDLQERLKTELNKKKIKNSMLIELFDDKMNQDIEKVVAKIRVLGQLEQEEEIELCQGIDPVENIEGKVIYHYLKKKESIKNELIFPVKTGDVLIEIIKPMQGRNGRDCRGKIIKIPEVREFEIPNITFNPEEIKKEEDDKKILYIALKDGYIYKDGDSYTIKDEMEIAQINLQTGNVSGAKDSNVKLDVKESDALKEAIADNMTVETTILIVRGNVGKAAKINAKELTIEGQTHQKAKIYADKAFINIHKGYVEGKEIEINRLESGIVKGKKVKIKQAIGGKIVAEEVEFEIMGSHVEVYALKQIKINKLKGSENRLIISPLEVLGLNADADKLEKMIEEVKRNLEIKTKEYNKRKEVLLKNKPTIEKYMKTYKENKAKGVKTSAVILKKIKEYNEFKDKTLELKNEILLLQKDLQELHETLQNYQTAIFNAKIISCSPWSAFNRIEFDMVEPPVKLRYDTKGSEGVCGFKLKDYGDTYKIVKIKVDDNDCGS; encoded by the coding sequence ATGAGATTGGGTATATTTGATTTTTTGAAAAAGGAAGAAAAAGCGGTAAAAAAGGAAGTTCTGCCGTATGTTGTAAGAACGGAAAACGTTAACGAAGCTTTGCTTAAAATATCTGCAAGCAACAACATTCCGCTTTCTTCTCTGGATTTTGACATACTTGATTTTACAACATATATAAAAATCGGAAGCAACAGTGAGTTTGTAGAGCTTGACGATCAGAGCAGGGAACTCGTCCATATGGAAGATTTTTTAATTAATGAAGAAAATGAAATAAAACAGGTATATGAGATTGAAATAAAAAGAGCCGAATTCAGCGATGACTTTGAACTGATCGGAGAAGTGAAAATCAACAGATTTATGACACATGCCGTTTATATTGTAAAACCTGAATCCCTTTTAATTTATAAGCCGGATCTTCAGGAAAGGTTAAAAACCGAACTGAATAAAAAGAAAATCAAAAACTCCATGCTTATTGAACTGTTTGACGACAAAATGAATCAGGACATAGAAAAGGTTGTCGCTAAAATACGTGTTTTGGGCCAGTTGGAACAGGAAGAAGAGATCGAACTGTGTCAGGGGATTGATCCTGTTGAAAATATTGAAGGCAAAGTGATATATCATTATCTTAAAAAGAAAGAAAGTATAAAAAACGAACTTATTTTCCCTGTTAAAACAGGAGATGTGCTTATTGAAATCATTAAACCGATGCAGGGAAGAAACGGAAGGGACTGCAGGGGTAAAATAATTAAAATACCGGAAGTGAGGGAATTTGAAATTCCTAATATTACGTTTAACCCCGAAGAGATAAAAAAAGAAGAAGACGATAAAAAAATCTTATATATCGCCCTTAAAGACGGATATATATACAAAGACGGAGATTCTTACACTATAAAAGACGAAATGGAAATAGCCCAGATAAATCTTCAAACGGGTAACGTCAGCGGTGCTAAAGATTCAAACGTTAAACTCGACGTAAAAGAAAGCGATGCGTTAAAAGAAGCGATTGCAGACAATATGACGGTTGAAACGACTATTCTTATAGTCCGAGGAAACGTAGGAAAAGCTGCTAAAATAAACGCAAAAGAGCTGACCATAGAAGGACAGACTCACCAAAAAGCAAAAATTTACGCCGATAAAGCTTTTATAAATATACATAAAGGATACGTTGAAGGTAAAGAAATTGAAATCAACAGACTTGAAAGCGGCATTGTAAAAGGGAAAAAAGTAAAAATAAAACAGGCTATAGGAGGTAAAATAGTAGCCGAAGAAGTAGAATTTGAAATAATGGGCTCCCACGTAGAGGTTTATGCTCTGAAACAGATAAAAATAAACAAACTCAAAGGCAGTGAAAACAGACTGATAATTTCTCCTTTGGAAGTTTTAGGCCTTAATGCCGATGCGGATAAACTTGAAAAAATGATAGAGGAAGTGAAAAGAAACCTGGAAATTAAAACAAAAGAATACAATAAAAGAAAAGAAGTTCTGTTAAAAAACAAGCCGACAATAGAAAAATATATGAAAACCTACAAGGAAAACAAAGCAAAAGGCGTAAAGACTTCCGCAGTAATTTTAAAGAAAATAAAAGAATATAATGAATTTAAAGATAAAACGCTTGAACTTAAAAATGAAATTTTACTGCTTCAAAAAGATCTTCAAGAGCTTCACGAAACACTTCAGAACTATCAGACGGCGATATTTAACGCCAAAATTATTTCATGTTCTCCCTGGAGCGCATTTAACAGAATAGAATTTGATATGGTGGAGCCTCCCGTTAAGCTTAGATACGATACCAAAGGCAGCGAAGGGGTTTGCGGGTTTAAATTAAAAGATTACGGAGATACGTATAAAATAGTAAAAATAAAGGTTGATGACAATGATTGCGGCTCTTAG
- a CDS encoding DUF996 domain-containing protein, giving the protein MNAKIYGILGSAFLCMSFIPAVSILFTILGLIFLGISLNLYSKENEKIFNYFLIASILAFVSSMLFYFKLVAVITSMILSLLSSNPIIPITLSIIIYFSVYYVLQIISAVYFKKSFYLLGELFNNKLLKTGGLFLVAGAVLNIFFIGLIVWTLGWLLIMLGFFTIEEIIDAEIIEDVKLIEKD; this is encoded by the coding sequence TTGAACGCCAAAATATACGGTATTCTCGGAAGCGCATTTTTATGTATGAGCTTTATTCCGGCTGTATCGATACTTTTTACCATACTTGGATTGATTTTTCTGGGAATTTCTTTAAATCTGTATTCAAAAGAAAACGAAAAAATATTTAATTATTTTCTTATTGCTTCAATACTCGCGTTTGTGTCTTCCATGCTGTTTTATTTTAAACTTGTCGCCGTAATAACTAGCATGATACTTTCATTGCTGTCGTCAAACCCGATTATTCCGATAACTCTATCAATCATTATCTATTTTAGCGTTTATTACGTTTTGCAGATAATCAGTGCGGTATATTTTAAAAAAAGTTTTTACCTCTTAGGAGAGTTGTTTAACAATAAACTGCTGAAAACAGGGGGATTGTTTTTGGTGGCCGGAGCCGTATTGAATATTTTTTTCATCGGACTTATCGTCTGGACTCTCGGATGGCTTTTGATAATGCTTGGATTTTTTACTATTGAGGAAATAATAGACGCTGAAATTATTGAAGATGTGAAACTGATAGAGAAAGATTAA
- the cysS gene encoding cysteine--tRNA ligase encodes MTIYDSHLKQKVEFKPIKEGEARIYVCGPTVYDDAHLGHARSSISFDLLRRTLKALGYKVTFVKNFTDIDDKIINKMNKTRQSLKEITEFYINSYLRDMEAMNVQRADIEPKATESLEAMFDLIGHLLDKGYAYQLPNGDIYFDVSKDPEYCKLSNKCQEDEVMHRVDTEGKRNAADFALWKACKGEGDVCFDSPFGSGRPGWHIECSAMIKKHIAYSGEYEIDIHGGGADLFFPHHENEEAQTRCAYGEHLAKYWMHNGFVQINGEKMSKSLGNSFFVKDALKHYPGEVLRFYLMSTHYRAPLNFSEEDLIASKKRLDKLYRLKKRIYGLNKKQQDAEFESKLLEAMSDDLNISKALAVVDEFVKEANENLDKNPKDKALKQKILSNIEFIDALLGVGGSDAYEYFQAGIDEETKSKINELISKRAEAKKEKNFELADKIRDELNSMGIQIQDTPNGTVWEKV; translated from the coding sequence ATGACAATATACGATTCACATCTTAAACAAAAAGTCGAATTTAAACCTATTAAAGAAGGGGAAGCAAGGATTTACGTATGCGGTCCTACGGTATATGACGACGCGCATTTGGGGCATGCGAGAAGCTCTATAAGTTTTGATCTGTTAAGAAGGACGCTTAAAGCACTGGGATATAAAGTTACGTTTGTTAAAAACTTTACCGACATAGACGACAAAATAATAAATAAAATGAATAAAACCAGACAGTCTCTTAAAGAAATTACCGAATTTTATATAAATTCCTATTTAAGAGACATGGAAGCCATGAATGTACAAAGGGCGGATATAGAACCCAAAGCCACGGAATCTCTTGAAGCTATGTTTGATCTGATAGGACATCTGCTGGACAAAGGCTATGCTTATCAGCTTCCAAACGGCGATATCTATTTTGACGTCAGCAAAGACCCAGAATACTGCAAACTATCAAATAAATGCCAGGAAGATGAGGTAATGCACAGAGTTGACACCGAAGGTAAAAGAAATGCGGCCGATTTTGCCCTCTGGAAAGCATGCAAAGGCGAAGGCGACGTATGTTTCGATTCACCTTTCGGAAGCGGAAGACCCGGATGGCATATAGAATGCAGCGCAATGATTAAAAAACATATCGCATACAGCGGAGAATATGAAATAGACATACACGGCGGAGGGGCTGATCTGTTTTTCCCTCACCATGAAAACGAAGAGGCTCAGACACGCTGCGCATACGGAGAACATCTGGCAAAATACTGGATGCATAACGGATTCGTCCAGATTAACGGCGAAAAAATGAGTAAATCTCTTGGCAACAGCTTTTTCGTAAAAGACGCCCTTAAACACTATCCCGGAGAAGTTTTAAGATTTTATCTTATGAGCACGCACTACAGAGCTCCTCTGAATTTCAGCGAAGAAGACCTGATTGCCAGCAAAAAAAGGCTCGATAAACTTTACAGACTGAAAAAAAGAATTTACGGACTTAATAAAAAGCAGCAAGACGCCGAGTTTGAATCCAAACTTCTTGAAGCCATGAGTGACGATTTAAACATCTCAAAAGCTCTTGCGGTTGTAGATGAATTCGTTAAAGAAGCAAACGAAAACCTTGACAAAAACCCTAAAGACAAGGCTTTAAAACAGAAAATTTTAAGCAATATAGAATTTATCGACGCTCTTTTGGGAGTCGGCGGCAGTGATGCTTACGAATATTTCCAGGCCGGAATAGATGAAGAGACTAAATCTAAAATCAACGAACTTATTTCTAAAAGAGCCGAAGCTAAAAAAGAAAAAAATTTCGAACTTGCCGATAAGATAAGAGACGAATTAAATTCAATGGGTATTCAGATACAGGACACGCCAAACGGCACTGTATGGGAGAAAGTTTAA
- the murJ gene encoding murein biosynthesis integral membrane protein MurJ encodes MFKNIIVNFIGIFNSRILGFIRDLLSASILGANIYSDIFFVAFKFPNLFRRIFAEGAFTQSFLPSYAASKNKPKFAWLVFKKLFIIILILSLFVTFFSNIVTDVLAYGFSPEAKKLASPLVALNFWYLDLIFIVTFLASLLQYKKHFATTAFSTALLNISIIISLLLSMNLPKEQIIWYMSFGVIAGGFAQVIAHVIAAKKYRILKLLYIGAKSRKKQDIKQFKKHFLPSVLGNSTAQLSSFIDTWLATFLTAGSISYLYYANRLFQLPFALFAIAVSTVLFPKITKELNEGKEKSAFSSMKKTFWILFYLLIAASIVAITDSKEIIKLLFEHGAFTEKNAEITSVVLIMYMLGLIPYGLNKLFSSYLYATHRHIKAAKISAYSLIVNIILSIILLYPLKVYGLALASSISGMVLFVLTLKEFGFNKFLEFFEKKYLFYMVLVILSSIIIAIVFRITILWILAHI; translated from the coding sequence ATGTTTAAAAATATAATCGTTAATTTTATAGGAATCTTTAATTCAAGAATCCTAGGCTTTATCCGTGATTTGTTAAGTGCTTCCATTCTAGGCGCAAATATCTATTCGGATATTTTTTTCGTGGCTTTTAAATTTCCAAACCTATTCAGACGGATTTTTGCCGAAGGCGCCTTTACACAAAGCTTTCTGCCAAGCTATGCCGCTTCTAAAAACAAACCGAAATTCGCATGGCTCGTTTTTAAAAAATTATTTATAATTATACTGATTTTATCGCTCTTTGTCACATTCTTCTCAAATATCGTAACAGACGTGCTGGCATACGGCTTTTCGCCCGAAGCAAAAAAACTGGCCTCTCCTCTTGTAGCGTTAAACTTCTGGTATCTGGATTTAATATTTATTGTCACGTTTCTTGCAAGTCTTCTGCAGTATAAGAAACATTTTGCAACAACGGCCTTTTCGACGGCACTGCTGAATATATCTATAATCATATCGCTTCTGCTTTCGATGAATCTGCCAAAAGAACAGATTATCTGGTATATGAGTTTCGGCGTAATAGCGGGAGGTTTTGCACAGGTTATCGCACATGTGATCGCAGCAAAAAAATACAGAATACTAAAACTTCTGTACATAGGAGCCAAAAGCAGAAAAAAACAGGATATTAAGCAGTTCAAAAAACATTTTCTGCCCTCAGTGCTAGGCAATTCAACCGCTCAGTTAAGTTCGTTTATCGATACGTGGCTTGCAACGTTTTTAACCGCAGGAAGCATAAGTTATTTATACTACGCAAACAGACTTTTTCAGCTGCCGTTTGCACTTTTTGCAATTGCCGTTTCAACGGTTCTGTTTCCTAAAATAACAAAAGAGCTTAACGAGGGAAAAGAAAAAAGCGCTTTTTCTTCAATGAAAAAAACATTCTGGATTCTGTTTTATCTGCTTATTGCGGCTTCAATAGTCGCTATAACTGACTCGAAAGAAATAATAAAACTCCTGTTCGAACACGGGGCGTTTACAGAAAAAAACGCCGAAATAACCTCTGTAGTTCTTATCATGTATATGCTGGGACTGATTCCATACGGTCTGAACAAACTCTTTTCGAGCTATCTGTACGCAACGCACAGACACATAAAAGCCGCTAAAATCTCCGCATATTCGCTCATAGTAAACATCATACTTTCAATTATACTGCTTTACCCTCTTAAAGTATACGGACTGGCACTTGCAAGCAGTATAAGCGGTATGGTTTTATTCGTACTGACTCTAAAAGAGTTCGGATTTAATAAATTTTTGGAGTTTTTTGAAAAAAAATATCTTTTTTATATGGTTTTGGTTATATTAAGTAGTATAATTATCGCTATAGTTTTTAGAATAACAATATTATGGATATTAGCACATATTTAA